CGCCGCCGTCGCGGACCTCACCGTCGCCCTCGTCGGGGGATGGTCGCTCCTCCTGCTCGCGACGGTCGTCGTCGCCGGCGACCTCCTCGACCGCGGCCGCCTCGCCCGCCTCGTCGGCTCCGGACTCGCCGTCGTCGCCTTCGTCGCCGGCGTCGCCCTCGCCACCCCACTCGACCAACCGCATCTCGCGCTGCTCGCGATGCAAACTACGACCGTCGCCGTCGCTGGGCTTGCCGCGACCCTCCTCTATCGACTGGTCGCACTGTTGCACGACGAGCGCACGGGACTGGCTGCTGGTGTCGCCCTCGCTGTCGCCTCGCCGGGCGTCCTGTGGGCGACGATACCGAAACGCCACGTCCTGACCGCGGCGTTCGCGCTCGCGGCTTGCTACTGGCTCGTTCGGAGTCGCGCGACCGGCCGGTCTGCTCGTCGGTTTCACGCCCTCGCGTACGTCCCCGTCGGCCTGACCGCGTGGCTCAACGCCGCCGAAGGACTCGTCCTGCTCGCTGCTCTCGTCGCCGTCGACCTCGCCACGCTCCCGCGACTCGACGCTCGCCGGCTCGCCGTCGTCGCCGGCGCGTTCGGCTGTTCGCTCCTCCCGCTCATCGTGACGAATCTGCTCGTCGCCGGCGACCCGCTCACCACGCCGCGGATGCTCCCGCCGTACGGGTCGGGTGGCGATATCCGGTTCGGCGGCGGTGGCGGCGGTGGCGGCGGTGGTGGCGGTAGTGTTGGTGGCAGCGGTGGTGGCGGTAGTGCGGGTGGTGGCGGTGGTGGCGGTAGTGCTGGTGGAGGCAGTGGCGGTAGTGCGGGTGGTGGCGGTGGCGGCGGCGGTTTCTCTCTCGCTCCGCTCCTCAGTCCGTTCGCCGAATCGCTCTCGCGGCTCAGCGTCTTCACCGGCTTCCTCACCGACGGTGTGCGCGCGAGCATCACGACACCCTCGAAGCTGTATCACGCCTTCGTCCGGAGTGGCTACGTCGCCACGCAGAACACCGGCTCGACCGGACTCGCCATCAATCTCGCCTTCCTCGAAGCACTCCCTATCGCCGGGGTACTCGCCGCACTTCCGGTGCTCGCGGCTCGCCGCGCCCGGACACTTGATATCGCCGACTTCCGAGCGTCGCTCGCAACACCGGCCCGGACGGCCGACGCCTTCGCGCTCGGCTACGCGGTCCTCCTCACGCTCGTCTACATCCCGCGGCTCCCGGTTCACGCGACGTTGACAGTCCGGTATATCTACCCGCTGTTCCCGCTCGCGCTGTACGCCGTCGCCCGACTGCCCGCGGCGCGTGCGGTCGTCCGCGAACAGGCGACCTTGCTCGCGTTCACCTACGCCGGCGGCGTCGCTATCGGTGGCCAACTCACCGTCCTCGTCGTCGCCCTCGCCGACTGCGGCGCGAGCGAGACGCTGCAGGCGTACGCGCTGCTCGCCCTTGGACTCGCGGCGCTGCTCGCCGGCTGGTCGGTCGCCGCCGCGCTCGGTCGCCGCACCACCCGCACCGGGGCCGTCCTGTTCGGACTGGCCGGCGCGTGCGCGAGTAACGTCATCGGCGTCTTCCTATTCCAGTTCTTCGGCGAGGCGTTCCTCCTCCCGTTCGTGCCGCTGTGAGCTGTTTTCCACCGTTTACGCCCTCACCGACAGCACACTTTTGCCGGCTCGGCTGAAACTACGGGTATGTCGAAGGGTGCCAGCCGACGAATCACGGATGACCAGATGAGCGAACCGCACGTTCGCGGTCACCGCGTCAGCGTCCGCCAGATTCACGCCCTCGTTGAGGAGGCCGACACCGACCCCGAGACGGTTGCCGACCGATACGACCTCGATGTCGCCGACGTGTACCACGCGCTCGCGTACTATCACGACCACCCCCGCGAGATGCGCGACGTGGAGCGCACCCGCGAGACGGCGATAGACGCCATCCGCGAGTCAATTGACCGCCCCGACGACGTCAGCCCAGATACGGCCTGAGATGGCCAACTGGCGATTTCTGCTCGACGAGAACATCGACCCGAAGACTGCGACGTATCTCGCGAAAGAGGGTGTTGATGTCGAACACGTCCGCGACGCGCTCTGGCAGGGGGCACGCGACGAACGAGACGTGCTGCCGTACGCACGAGCCGAACAGCGAATCGTCGTGACGAGCGACGTCACCGATTTCGGTGGGCTGGAGAATGCCGACCACGCCGGACTCGTCCTGCTCTACGATGATACGATGCCAGCGTACCAAGTGGCGTCTGGGCTGCTCTCGATGGTCGATGCCTACGGTACCCGCGAGCGGTTCGCCGGGCGCGAGGAGCTTGAGCCGTGGGTGTAAGCCGTCATCGTTCGACGCCGCTTTGCTCGCTCGGTGCGAGCGACGGCTATGCGCCAGTTCGTCGTCGTCGGCCACGACGCACCCACGACACCTGATTTCCCGCTCGATGACCTCCCGTCGGCCGCCGGCAGACTCGACGTGCTCTGTCGGTGTGTCAACAGCGCCCTCTTTCTTTCACACGGAATTCGTGATTCCCGCGTCCATCTCGTCCTCGCCGACGAGTACACCGTCACCTTCGACGGGGCGACCGCCCGCCACCTCCATCCGGACGAGCGCACCACGGCCGCCCGCATCCGCACCGCGCTCGACTCACGCGAGGACGCCATCGGTCACATGCCCGCAGAGCCGTCGCCGGGCGTCGAACTCCGGCGGCTGGGGTTCGAAGAGACCCTCGACCGCGTCGGCGGCACACTCGTCTCCCTCCACGAGGACGGCGACCCACTTCCCGAGTCGGAACCGCCCGCGGACCCGACGTTCGTACTCTCTGACCACAACGACTTCACCGCCGCCGAGCGCGACCTGCTCGCGGCGCGTGCCGACAGCAGGGTCCGGGTCGGTCCCGAACGGCTCCACGCCGACCACACCATCACCGTCGCGCACAACTGGCTCGACACCGACGGGTACACGGAGTATTGAATCGCCGCCCGACCGAACCGCCTTTTTCGGTCGCTGTGCGACTTCCGACGTGAGCGACCCCGCCGTCAGCGTCGTGATTCCCGTCTACGACCGCGCCGACAGGGTCGGCGACGCAATCGAGAGCGTCCGCGACCAGACGCTCGACGACTGGGAACTCGTCCTCGTGAACGACGGCTCGACCGACGGCTCGGGCGAGGTCATCGACGAGTACGCCGCCACAGACCCGCGGATTCACGCCCACCATCACGACGAGAACCGCGGAATCAGCGCGGCCCGCAACACCGGCATCGACGCCGCGACGGGCGAGTTCGTCTGCCCGCTCGACAGCGACGACCGCTTCCGGCCGGAGAAGCTCGCCCGCCAGCTCTCGTACATGCGCTCGCTTCCCGAGGACTACTGTGGCTGTTACACCGCGGGCGTCAGCTACGACGCCGCCGGGAGACGTATCGAAACGATTCGGACAGGTGCATCGGGTGATCTCTGGCCCGAGGTGCTCGTCCGCCACGACTTCCGGCCACACTCCTCGCACATGGTTCGGCGGTCGTGTCTCGATGCCGTCGGCGGCTACGACACCGACCTCGCGCGCGGCGTCGACTGGGACATCGCCATCCGACTCGCGCGCCGCTTCCGGGTCGGCTTTCTCGACGAAATTCTCGTCGAGCGCCGCTTCGCCGACGACAACGTCTCCGGCGACCCGACCGCCGGCAATCCGACGTATCAGGTCACTATCCGCGAATACCTCCGGGAGAAGTACGCCGACGCACTCGCCGCCAATCCCCGAACCGGTCGGCAGTTCGACGCCCGCCTCGCCCGTCACCGCGGGCTGGCGGCGCTCGAAGCGGGCGACCGCTGGCGTGCGCTCCGGGAGTTCACCCGTGCGACCCGACTCGAACCGACGCTCGGACACGCGCTGCTCGTCCCGCTGTCGGTCGGCGGCTGGTCGACGTATCGTCGCGCGTCACGGCTGGTCGACCGGAACACACCAGTTTAGAGGCCGGCTTCCGATGGAGGGGTATGCCGACGCTCGCACTCCTCGCCAGCCACCCGCTGGGCGTTCGCTGTCTCGACCGCCTCCACGACCACCCCGACATCGAGGTGACGACCGTCGTCACCTACGCCCCCGACGCCGAAACGTGGTGGGAGGGGTCGGTGCGCGGCCGCGCACACGAACTCGGGTACGACGTGCTCGCGCGCGAAGATGTCGACCGACTCACCGACACGCCCGTCGACTACCTGCTTTCCGTCTACTTCCCAGATATCCTCGGGGAGACGCTACTGGACCACCCGAACGAACTCCCGCTGAATCTCCATCAGGCCGAACTCCCCCGCTACCGTGGCAGTAACGTCTTCTCCCACTCCATCCTCAACGCCCGCGACGACGACTACTGGCAACACGGTACCACGCTGCACGTCATGGAGCCGTCGGTCGATTCGGGCGCCGTCATCGATCGTCGTTTCGCCGAGATTCGCGAGTCGGACACGGCGCGGTCGCTGTACGAACGCGTCAAGGAGCAGTCGGTCGAGTTATTCGAGGCGTGGCTGCCGGCCATCGCCGACCGCACCGTCGGCGACCACCAGACGCCACAGTCCGAGTTCGACGGCCCGCGCTACTTCTACGCGAAGGACAGCCTCGACGACCTGAAATCCATCCCGCCCGAGCGACTCGCCGATCCCGACACGGAACTCTACGACCGCATCCGTGCGCTGGATTTCCCGCCCCACGAGCCGGCGTGGACCACCGTCGCCGGCGAGCGTATCTACCTCACTCGCGACGGCTACCGACGCTACCAACGGTAACCGTCTCGCCCCGCTCGTCGGCCTGCTCGGCGTACGAAAGCAGTTCGACCGCGCGCGCACCGACTCGCCCCGAGGCGTCGAACGACCCGTCCCCGCGTGCGGCCGCGATGAACGACTCCACCTCCATCCGGAGCGGCTCGTAGCCGTCCACCTCGTAGGTGGTCTTCCCCTCGTCGCGTGCCCGGAGCTGGCCACCCTCCTCGACAACCGTCGCGTCGAACAGCGCCAGCTCCGTATCGGCCAGATAATCGATGGACGCCGCACGCTCCGTCCCGACGGCCACGAGTTCCCGGCGCTTCCCGAACGTCGGCACCTGCCACGAACTGTTGATGACGCCCGTCGCGTCCGCGTACTCGAGCACGACCGTCGCGGTCTCGTCGGTGTCCGGGCGGAGATGCCGGTCGAGTCGACAGTACACCGTCTCGGGGCGCTCGCCCACGAGCCACCCGTAGATATCAACGTCGTGGACGGCAAGCGAGTGGAGGGTGCCGGCCGTCGCTCGCGGCGCGCGGAAGGCGTACCGGTCCGTCGAGAGATACTTCAGCCGGCCGAGTTCCCCGCGGTCGACGCGGCGCTTGAGTTCGCGCAACGCCGGATGATATCGGAAGATGTGCCCGACGCCGAGCGTCGCGTCGGCAGCCTCGGCAGCGTCGACGATAGCCCACGCGTCGGCCGCCGTCAGCGCGAGCGGCTTCTCGACCAGACAGTCCGTCCCCGACGCGAGCAGGTCCGTCGCGATTTCGCGGTGGGTCGGTGAGGGTGTCGCCACGACCGCAGTGTCGACATCAAGGTCGGCGTGGTCGGTAACGTACTCGACCCCGTAGTCGTTGGCTGCCGAGGCCGCCCGGTCGCGGTCGGCGTCACAGACGACGAGTTCGTCGATGACGCCCGCTTCCGCCAGCTCCGCGCCGACGCGGACGTGGTTGCTCCCCCAGTAGCCGGTGCCGACGACGGCGTGGGTACTCATCGCTCCCCCTCGGCGAACGCCTCGACGGCGTCACACACCGTCGCGATGTCGTCGTCACTCAGTCGTGGATGCATCGGGAGCGACACGGTTCGAGCGCAGTACTCCGCCGCGACCGGGGTCTCGCTCGCGTCGACGCGCTCGCGCACCGCCGGCTGTGCCTGCACGGTGCGGTCGTAGTGGACGCCCGTCGAGACGCCCCGCTCGTCGAGGAACGCTCTGAACGCCTCGCGCTCGCCCGCTGGCACCTGCACCGGATAGTGGTGATAGACGTGCGTCGCCCCCTCGACGGTCGCCGGCGTCACGACCGCCGAACAGGCGTCGAGCCGGTCGTCGTACGCCGCGGCGGCCTCGCGGCGGCCATCAATCCACGAGGGAAGCCGGGCCAGCTGCTCGTCGCCGACCGCCGCGTTCGTCTCGTCGAGCCGGTAGTTCAGCCCGAGCGCGACGTGCTCGCCCGATTCGTCGCGCCCGTGATTCCGGAGCGCGCGGATGTGGTCTGCGAGCGTCTCGTCGTCGGTCGTCACCATCCCGCCGTCGCCGCCGACGGTCATGTTCTTGGTCGGGTAAAAAGAGAAACAGCCGATGTCGCCGAGGCTCCCGACCGGTCGGTCGTCGACCGTCGCGAGGTGCGCCTGTGCGGCGTCCTCGATGACGCGCAAGTCGTGATTGTCGGCGATAGCGAGGAGTTCGTCCATCGCCGCCGGCTGGCCGTGCATGTGGGTCACGGCGACCGCAGCGGGGGACTCGCTGGCTGCGACCGCGTCCTGCAGCGCGTCCGTGTCCATCGTGTACCGCTCGGGGTCGATGTCGACGAACCTCGGTGTCGCGCCGAGTTCGAGCACCGGCGACACGGTCGCGAAGTAGGTGTGTGCGGGGACGAACACCTCGTCGCCCGGGCCGATGTCGAGCGCCTTCATCCCGAGCAAGAGGGCGGCAGTCCCGTTCGAGACGGCGACCGCGTGGTCGGTCTCACACGCCGCAGCGAAGTTCGCTTCGAACGTCTCACACTCCGGTCCCTTGACGTGGCGACCGGACCGCAACACCGCCTCGACTCGTTCCACCATCGCGTCGTCCATCGCGATATCCGTGAACGGCACCGACTCTGACATATTTTCGCTCACACAGCCACGACCGTAGCTCTACCGACCCCGCTCCGGAAGGCTTTCGCCCCGGGCCACCCCACTGCGTGGCATGCCGCTCGTCTCCGCCCTGATACCGACGTACAACCGCGCGGACCGCGTCGGCGGCGCGATAGACAGCGCCCTCGCACAGACCCACGACGAGCTGGAGGTCGTCGTCGTGAACGACGGCTCCACCGACGACACCCGCGCGGTGCTCGCGGAGTACGCCGACGACGACCGCGTCCGCGTCCGCCACAACGAGGAAAACCGCGGCATCGCGGCCACTTTCGACCGCGCCGCCGAGGTTGCAAACGGCGAGTATCTGGGTATCTTGGGCGACGACGACCGCTGGCGTCCCGAGAAGACGACCCGCCAGCTCGACCGCTTCGCCCAACTCGGCGACGACTACGGCATCGTCTACGCCGGCGGCGTCAGGGTCGACGACGACGGGCAAACGCTCACCGAAGTGCACCCGACGGTCCACGGGGACTGCTACCCCGAGATTCTCACCGAATTCCCCCTCGCACCCCACTCCAGTCACCTCCTCCGGGCGTCCTGTCTCGATGCCGTCGGCGGCTTCGACACCGACTTCCCCGAGGCCGTCGACTGGGAGGTGAACATCCGGCTCGCCCGGGAGTTCCGCGTCGCATACGTGGACGAGGTTCTTGTCGAGCGCCAGTTCCACGGCGGCAACGTCTCCGGCGGTGCTCTCACTGGCGACCCCGCCTATCAGGTCGCCGCCCGCGACCGCATCTGGCGGAAGTTCCGCGAGGAACTGCGCGCACACCCCGAGACGGAGCGCCGGTTCGCCGCGACCCACGAGAAACACCGCGGGCGGGTCGCCGTCGGAGACCGCGACCGGCGGCGCGCGACGGCTCACTTCCTCGCCGCCTCGTGGCTCGACCCCTCCGTCGAACATCTCGGCTCGCTCGCGGCCGCGACGATTCACCCCCGGCTATACGACGCCCTCGCCGGCCGCGAAACCTCGCCCGCGGAGGTGCTCGGATGAAGGTCGCCGTCGTCGGACTCGGTCACATCGGGCTGCCGACCGCGCTCCTGCTGGCCCGGCGACACGAGGTGGTCGGCGTCGACGTGGACGAGTCGCTGGTCGCCACCCTCAACGACGGGGAGCTACCTCTCGACGAACCCGGGCTCGATTCGCTCCACGACGAGGTAGCGGAGCGGTTCACCGCGGCGACGGAGCCGGAGCCGGCAGACGCCTACGTCATCACCGTGCCGACGCCGCTCGACCAGCGCGAGAACGTCGCCGACCTCGGCTTCGTCCGCGCGGCCGTCGAATCCGTCGCCGAGGTGGTCTCCGCGGGCGAACTCGTGGTGCTCGAATCGACCGTGCCGCCGGGGACCTCCGAGCGACTCGTTCAGCCGATTCTCGCCGACGCCGCCGATGACGTGCGGTACGCCCACTGTCCCGAACGGGCTATCCCTGAGCGCACGCTCGAAGAGATGACAGCAAACGACCGCGTCGTCGGCACCGACGAGCGCGCGACCGAGACGATTCGGGACCTCTACGCGTTCACCGACGGCGAACTCCATCTGACGGACCCGACTACGGCTGAGTTCGTCAAGCTGGCCGAGAACACCTCTCGCGACGTGGGTATCGCGCTCGCAAACGAGTTCGCGATGCTCGCCGAGGGTATCGGCGTCGACGCCCACGAGGCAATCGACATCGCGAACGAACACCCCCGCGTCGACATCCTGAACCCCGGCCCGGGCGTCGGCGGCCACTGTATCACGACGGACCCGTGGTTCCTCACCGGGGCCGATGCGCAGGCCCGACTCGTCCCCCTCGCTCGCGATATCAACGACGGGATGCCGGACCACGTGCTCGGACTCGTGCGCGAACAGGTGGCACACGTCCGCCGGCCGCGAGTCGCCGTGCTCGGCGTCGCCTACAAGGGGAACGTCAGCGACACGCGCGAGACGCCGGCCGGCCGGTTCATCCGCCGGGCCGAGAACGACGGCTACGACGTGCGCGTCCACGATCCCCACGTCGAGGCCTACGACGAACCGCTGGTCGACCGCGAAACCGCCCTTGAGGGCGCAGATTGTGCGGTCGTCATCACCGACCACGACGCCTTCCGTGAGCTTTCGCCCGCCGACTTCGACGGGATGCGAACCCGGACCGTCGTCGACTCGCGGAACATCCTCGCCCACGAGACGCTTCGAGAGGCGGGTATCTCGGTGTCCGTGCTCGGCGACGGGACGCAAGGCTAGTTAGGGTCGGGGTCGCAGACGGGGGTATGAGCGACGACGCCGACCCACTCTACCGGATTATCGCCCGCAAGGTGCGTGCAAACGGGCTGAATCCGCGCTGGTGGGTGACGAACGCGTACCCGTGGCTCCGCCGTCGACTCCGCGATGCTGCGTTTCGCGGGCTGATGGAGTTCCGGCGTCGCGACGCCTTCGACCACTACGAGGCCGAGTGGGACAATCTCGTCATCCTCGACGCCTGCCGGTATGACCTCTTTGCGTCCACGCACGACCTCCCGGGCGAACTCGAACAGCGCCACTCCAAGGGATCTGCGACCGCCGAGTGGCTCCGCCGTCACTTCGCCAACCGCGACGCCCACGACACCGTCTACGTGACGGCGAATCCGATGTATCGCGCGACCGAGTGGGTCGGCGCGGACCTCTCGGAGACGTTCCACGACGTTATCGACCTGACCGAGGGTGCGTTCGTCGAGGACGGCACCACGATGCCGTACACCGTCGCCGCCGCAGCCGCGTGGGCCGCAGATGAATACCCCGACAAGCGGCTGCTCGTCCACTTCATGCAGCCACATCACCCGTTCGTTAGCCGATTCGCCCGCGAACGCGGGCTGCTTGACCCCGAGATGCGCCTCCGACAGTTCGTCACCGACGGCGAGACCAAGACGGAGGTCCGGGCGTGGCGCGCGTGGGGCCGGCAGGTCGAGGAGGGGGAACTTCCCGTCGAGACGCTGTGGCGGGCCTACCGCGAGAACCTCAAACTCGCGCTCCCTGCTGTCCATGACCTACTGGATGCGCTTGACGGCCGAACCGTCGTGACCAGTGACCACGGCAACATGCTCGGTGAGCGCGCGACCCCGTTCGCCGAAACCGTCTGGGGCCACCCGCAGGAGTACCAGACGCCCGAACTGGTCGGCGTGCCGTGGCTGGTCACCAATCCCGACGCGCCGAGACGGGCGACGACGGCCGACCCACCAATCGACCGCACCGCCCGCGACGCCGCCGACGATGAACTCTCCGACCGACTCTCCGCGCTCGGGTATGCCTGACCTCGAAGGGCAGGCCGCCCGCGGCGGGCTGTGGGCGGCCGGCGAGACCGCGCTCGTCCGCGGGCTCGAACTCCTCCGATACGTCGCCATCGCCCGCCTGCTCGTTCCGAGCCAAATCGGGCTGTTCACGTTCGGTATCATCACCCTCTCGGTCGTCAAGCAGTTCTCGAATCTGGGTATCGACGCCGCCATCATCGCACAGGACGGCGATATCGACCGCCAACTCGATGCCGCCTTCAGCCTCCAAATCGTTCGCTCGCTCGTCCTTGCCGGCCTCCTCTACGTCGCCGCGCCGATTCCGGCCGCCGTCTTCGGCGATGAGTCCGTCGTCCGGCTCGTCCGGCTCATTGCTATCATCCCGCTCATCGATACGGTGGAGAACCCCGCGACCGTCGTCTTCGAGAAGGAGCTGAACTTCCGGCGGCGCTCGCTGTTCCGGATTTCGGGCGTGCTCGCGAACGCGGCCGTCTCGATTGGACTTGCCTACCGATTCCGGTCCGTCGACGCACTCGTGGCCGGAGTCATCGCCGGCGCGGCGGTTCATACCGTCGTCTCGCATCTCCTCACCGACCACAGCCCGTTTCCCTCGTTCGATATCGAACAGATGCGAACGCTGTTCGACTACGGCAAGTGGCTCACCGGCAGTTCCATCGTCTCGTGGATTTACCGGGAGGGAGACGACGCGCTCGTCGGGGCCGTCGTCGGGAGCGCCGGCCTCGCCTACTACCGGAGCGCGTTCCAGTTCGGGCAGGCCCCTCAGTCCGAACTCACGGGCGTCGTCAGCGAGGTGGCGTTCCCGACGTACGCGCAAGTGAAGGACGACGCCCACGCCCTGCTGGTCGGCTACCGGCGGACGCTCTCTGTCGCCGTGACAGCCGTCTTCCCTGCCGCCGCCGGCACCGCACTCGTCGCGCCCGCCTTCGTCCCGGTCGTGCTCGGACCGGGGTGGGAGCCGACGATTCGCCCGCTCCGGATTATCGCGCTTGCAGCCGTCGGTCACGCCGTCGCGGCCACCGCTGGCTCGCTCTGGCAGGCGCTCGACCGCCCGGACCTCTCGACGAAGACACAGACGCTCTCGATGGTCGTCCTCGCCGTGACCGCCGTACCCGCCACCCTCGAATACGGCGTTGTCGGCACCGCGACCGCCGTTACCGTCACCGCGTTCGTCGTCGCGCCGGTCCGCATCCTGCTCGTCGCGCGGCTGCTCGATACCTCGATTGTTTCGCTCCTGACGCCGGTCGCCGGACCGGCACTCGCGACGCTGTCGATGGCTGCCGCTGTCGCGCCGACGGTCACAGCCCTCCCGACGACGTTGCTCGGACTGCTCGGGAGTATCGGGGTCGGCGTCGTCGCCTACGGCGTGGCCATCCTGGTGCTCGACGTGACCCGGCTCGATACCCTCGCGCCAGTTCGGGAACTGCTCGACGCGCTCACCTGAGCAGCCCCTGTCCCGTGAGCCGTCGCTCCTTCTCGCGACAGAAGTCGGTCCACGTCGGGACGGCGTCCCGGTTCGGCGTCTCGTCGCTGTCGAGTCGCGCAGCGACGGCGTCGGCCCACGATTCGGGGTCGGGGTCGGCGACCGAGACGGCCGGCTCCGCAGCGAGTAGTTCCTTCGCGTAGGTGTCCATCGAGAGCACCACGGGCGTCCCGACGCCGTACGCCTCCAGCGGCGACAGCCCGTAGGACATCCACGCCGAGCAGCCGAACACGTCCGCGCCGGCGTAGTAACCCGGCAGGTCGGCGTCGTCGACGTAGCCGGCGAACGTCACCCGACCCTCGACGCCGGCGTCGGCGACCGCCTCGCGCAGTCGTCCCTCGTCCGGGCCGGTGCCACAGACGGTGAGTCCCACGTCGTAGCCACGCTCCGCGAGCCGAGCGACGGCGCGAATCTGGGTCTCGATGCGCTTGCGCGGGTCGAGTCTGCTCACCGACAGCAGGTCGTACTCGTGCTCGGAGAGCGCCCGGGGGTCGTGGCTGTCCAGCCACGCCGCGTCGATACCCGGCCGGACGACGGTGCTGTCGGCGTCGTACAGCCCGTCGAGTTCGCGGGCGACACGCTGTGAACCGGTGAAGACGGCCGCCGCCTTCCGGAGCCCGCGCCCGCGAACGCGCTCGCCAATCGTCGCCCACAGTCGTTGTCGCGCAGAGAGGTTCGGCGGGTCGTGGAACGTCCGGTGGCCCGGCACCTCCGAAACGAGTCGCTCGTAGGCCGGGGTGTTGACGTGCGGGACGAGCCGCGGGTCGTCGGGAAACCACAGCACGGAGCCGTGGACGTGGGGCGCATACGGCGTCCCGTCGAGACCACAACAGACGCTCACTTCCTCGGTGGCGTAGTGGGAGAGAACGAGGTCGGGGTCGCGCTCGGAAAGCAGGGGACGAAGCCGGCGAACCCCGCGCCACCCCTTGTGCGGGCGACCGTATTCGACCGCCTCCACGCTGTCTGGCAGCGTCTCTGCCACGTAGTCGGCGTCGTACTCCGGAGCGAACACCGTCACCTCGTGGTCGTCGGCGAAGTGGCTCGCCTCCTCGATGCAGAGCCGTTCCGCGCCGCCGGGGGGTGCGAGCGTGAGACCGAAGACGACGCAGATGTGCATACCCGGCGAACGCCGCGACGGAAAAAGTCAGTTGTGCTCGGTGTCGTTCGGCTACGGCAGTCGAACGGACAGGAGTGCTGTCCGGTTACGGCAACCGGACAGACAGGAGTGACGTTCGTCTACGGCAGTCGAACGGACAGATGCTTACTCGCGCGATAGGCTCGCCACCCGCCGAGCGCCGACGCGAGCGGGACGGCCCGCGCGGGCGTCGGCCGGGTTCGAAAGGCGCGCCAGAACTCACTGAGTGCGGCGCGACGCTCCCCCGACCGGAGCAGTTGTTCTCCGGCCTTGCGTGCCGTGTCCGCGACCGCCCGTTTGCGCGCCGCCGGATACTCCTCGTAGAGGGCAGCGTACTCGTCGATGATGTCGCGCCGGCCCTCGATGAGTCCCATCGACTTCCCGCGGGAG
This portion of the Halosegnis longus genome encodes:
- a CDS encoding glycosyltransferase family 2 protein, producing MSDPAVSVVIPVYDRADRVGDAIESVRDQTLDDWELVLVNDGSTDGSGEVIDEYAATDPRIHAHHHDENRGISAARNTGIDAATGEFVCPLDSDDRFRPEKLARQLSYMRSLPEDYCGCYTAGVSYDAAGRRIETIRTGASGDLWPEVLVRHDFRPHSSHMVRRSCLDAVGGYDTDLARGVDWDIAIRLARRFRVGFLDEILVERRFADDNVSGDPTAGNPTYQVTIREYLREKYADALAANPRTGRQFDARLARHRGLAALEAGDRWRALREFTRATRLEPTLGHALLVPLSVGGWSTYRRASRLVDRNTPV
- the trmY gene encoding tRNA (pseudouridine(54)-N(1))-methyltransferase TrmY, translating into MRQFVVVGHDAPTTPDFPLDDLPSAAGRLDVLCRCVNSALFLSHGIRDSRVHLVLADEYTVTFDGATARHLHPDERTTAARIRTALDSREDAIGHMPAEPSPGVELRRLGFEETLDRVGGTLVSLHEDGDPLPESEPPADPTFVLSDHNDFTAAERDLLAARADSRVRVGPERLHADHTITVAHNWLDTDGYTEY
- a CDS encoding DUF5615 family PIN-like protein — encoded protein: MANWRFLLDENIDPKTATYLAKEGVDVEHVRDALWQGARDERDVLPYARAEQRIVVTSDVTDFGGLENADHAGLVLLYDDTMPAYQVASGLLSMVDAYGTRERFAGREELEPWV
- a CDS encoding DUF433 domain-containing protein, whose amino-acid sequence is MSKGASRRITDDQMSEPHVRGHRVSVRQIHALVEEADTDPETVADRYDLDVADVYHALAYYHDHPREMRDVERTRETAIDAIRESIDRPDDVSPDTA
- a CDS encoding nucleotide sugar dehydrogenase, with amino-acid sequence MKVAVVGLGHIGLPTALLLARRHEVVGVDVDESLVATLNDGELPLDEPGLDSLHDEVAERFTAATEPEPADAYVITVPTPLDQRENVADLGFVRAAVESVAEVVSAGELVVLESTVPPGTSERLVQPILADAADDVRYAHCPERAIPERTLEEMTANDRVVGTDERATETIRDLYAFTDGELHLTDPTTAEFVKLAENTSRDVGIALANEFAMLAEGIGVDAHEAIDIANEHPRVDILNPGPGVGGHCITTDPWFLTGADAQARLVPLARDINDGMPDHVLGLVREQVAHVRRPRVAVLGVAYKGNVSDTRETPAGRFIRRAENDGYDVRVHDPHVEAYDEPLVDRETALEGADCAVVITDHDAFRELSPADFDGMRTRTVVDSRNILAHETLREAGISVSVLGDGTQG
- a CDS encoding glycosyltransferase family 2 protein — translated: MPLVSALIPTYNRADRVGGAIDSALAQTHDELEVVVVNDGSTDDTRAVLAEYADDDRVRVRHNEENRGIAATFDRAAEVANGEYLGILGDDDRWRPEKTTRQLDRFAQLGDDYGIVYAGGVRVDDDGQTLTEVHPTVHGDCYPEILTEFPLAPHSSHLLRASCLDAVGGFDTDFPEAVDWEVNIRLAREFRVAYVDEVLVERQFHGGNVSGGALTGDPAYQVAARDRIWRKFREELRAHPETERRFAATHEKHRGRVAVGDRDRRRATAHFLAASWLDPSVEHLGSLAAATIHPRLYDALAGRETSPAEVLG
- a CDS encoding Gfo/Idh/MocA family protein yields the protein MSTHAVVGTGYWGSNHVRVGAELAEAGVIDELVVCDADRDRAASAANDYGVEYVTDHADLDVDTAVVATPSPTHREIATDLLASGTDCLVEKPLALTAADAWAIVDAAEAADATLGVGHIFRYHPALRELKRRVDRGELGRLKYLSTDRYAFRAPRATAGTLHSLAVHDVDIYGWLVGERPETVYCRLDRHLRPDTDETATVVLEYADATGVINSSWQVPTFGKRRELVAVGTERAASIDYLADTELALFDATVVEEGGQLRARDEGKTTYEVDGYEPLRMEVESFIAAARGDGSFDASGRVGARAVELLSYAEQADERGETVTVGSVGSRRE
- a CDS encoding DegT/DnrJ/EryC1/StrS family aminotransferase, which translates into the protein MSESVPFTDIAMDDAMVERVEAVLRSGRHVKGPECETFEANFAAACETDHAVAVSNGTAALLLGMKALDIGPGDEVFVPAHTYFATVSPVLELGATPRFVDIDPERYTMDTDALQDAVAASESPAAVAVTHMHGQPAAMDELLAIADNHDLRVIEDAAQAHLATVDDRPVGSLGDIGCFSFYPTKNMTVGGDGGMVTTDDETLADHIRALRNHGRDESGEHVALGLNYRLDETNAAVGDEQLARLPSWIDGRREAAAAYDDRLDACSAVVTPATVEGATHVYHHYPVQVPAGEREAFRAFLDERGVSTGVHYDRTVQAQPAVRERVDASETPVAAEYCARTVSLPMHPRLSDDDIATVCDAVEAFAEGER
- a CDS encoding formyltransferase family protein, translating into MPTLALLASHPLGVRCLDRLHDHPDIEVTTVVTYAPDAETWWEGSVRGRAHELGYDVLAREDVDRLTDTPVDYLLSVYFPDILGETLLDHPNELPLNLHQAELPRYRGSNVFSHSILNARDDDYWQHGTTLHVMEPSVDSGAVIDRRFAEIRESDTARSLYERVKEQSVELFEAWLPAIADRTVGDHQTPQSEFDGPRYFYAKDSLDDLKSIPPERLADPDTELYDRIRALDFPPHEPAWTTVAGERIYLTRDGYRRYQR